Proteins encoded within one genomic window of bacterium:
- the ftsW gene encoding putative lipid II flippase FtsW, translating into MNLGKRHENLILALCALSLTVLGMIMIYSATNVMAGSSARYGLDPAYFFKRQVLFLAIGIALAMGLSRVDHDFYRRRIGWIVGAAFLLLLLVYIPGVGHSANGASRWINLRLFTFQPSEFAKFALLAFAAWAIDRNGGKPKQGYRAFLPMLAVMGLFVAVILKEPDFGMAVVILASFLVIVFIAGFPWKLLAGFAAVGAAGATLLILAKPYRIARIQAFLDPISQAQAAGYQVVQSLIAFSNGGLLGTGVGGGKQKLFYLPEMHTDYIFSVIGEELGFAGVTLVGACFLTMVWVGYRIARRARDPFGMYLAMGVSSVIGIQALMNMMVGLSMLPPKGMVLPFLSYGGSSLVLHLAAIGVLMNISLKGADGLATADDRSRGRNRWARLSGDRPC; encoded by the coding sequence ATGAACCTCGGGAAACGCCACGAGAACCTGATCCTCGCGCTGTGCGCCCTGTCGCTGACGGTCCTCGGCATGATCATGATCTACAGCGCGACGAACGTCATGGCGGGTTCGTCGGCCCGGTACGGTCTCGACCCGGCGTACTTCTTCAAGCGCCAGGTCCTGTTCCTGGCGATCGGGATCGCGCTCGCCATGGGCCTTTCGCGCGTCGACCACGACTTCTACCGCCGGCGGATCGGCTGGATCGTCGGGGCGGCCTTCCTGCTCCTGCTGCTGGTGTACATTCCCGGGGTCGGACACTCGGCGAACGGCGCTTCCCGGTGGATCAACCTGCGTCTCTTCACCTTCCAGCCCTCCGAGTTCGCGAAGTTCGCCCTGCTCGCCTTCGCCGCGTGGGCCATCGACCGGAACGGGGGGAAGCCGAAGCAGGGGTACCGCGCGTTCCTCCCGATGCTGGCGGTGATGGGGCTGTTCGTCGCGGTGATCCTGAAGGAGCCGGACTTCGGGATGGCCGTCGTGATCCTCGCGTCGTTCCTCGTGATCGTTTTCATCGCGGGGTTTCCGTGGAAACTCCTGGCCGGCTTCGCCGCCGTGGGCGCCGCGGGCGCCACTCTCCTCATCCTGGCCAAGCCGTACCGCATCGCGCGGATCCAGGCGTTCCTCGACCCGATCTCGCAGGCCCAGGCGGCGGGATACCAGGTCGTGCAGTCCCTGATCGCCTTTTCCAACGGGGGTCTCCTCGGGACGGGCGTCGGGGGAGGGAAGCAGAAGCTGTTCTACCTGCCCGAGATGCATACCGACTACATCTTTTCGGTGATCGGGGAGGAACTCGGGTTCGCCGGCGTGACGCTGGTCGGCGCGTGCTTCCTCACCATGGTGTGGGTGGGGTACCGGATTGCGCGCCGGGCGCGGGACCCGTTCGGAATGTACCTGGCCATGGGGGTTTCCTCCGTGATCGGCATCCAGGCGCTGATGAACATGATGGTGGGTCTCTCGATGCTCCCGCCGAAGGGGATGGTGCTTCCGTTCCTGAGCTACGGGGGGAGTTCCCTGGTGCTGCACCTGGCGGCGATCGGCGTGCTGATGAACATATCCCTGAAGGGGGCGGATGGCCTTGCCACTGCGGATGATCGTAGCCGGGGGAGGAACCGGTGGGCACGTCTTTCCGGGGATCGCCCTTGCTGA
- the murD gene encoding UDP-N-acetylmuramoyl-L-alanine--D-glutamate ligase, protein METFAGKQVIVAGAGRSGLLAARLLAGEGARVALRDDRSRADVVASLGEPIPAGVDFLRGMPGEGEVKESALLVVSPGVPRERLPLESLAAAGVPVWGELELGFRRFRGKVAAITGTNGKSTVTTLVGGMASRAFPRVFVGGNLGTPFVAAAGDPCDWGVVEVSSFQLESIASFRPRVAALLNLTEDHRDRYAAKEAYFEAKMAIFRNQGPSDTAVVNADDPEVTARLGSIRARILPFSVSRTLEEGVFLSGEDMVFRTASGEERYPRGVLKIPGLQNVENALAAIAVARSMEIPPPAVHAELARFPGLPHRVEFVRSVAGVSYYNDSKGTNVGAVLAALGGFPEPVVLIAGGKDKGVDFRPLRDALGRKARAVVLLGEASGRMSRELAGAAPITVAGTLSQAVRAAAEAAREGDAVVFSPACSSFDMFRNFEERGEAFRKAVEELPG, encoded by the coding sequence ATGGAAACCTTCGCGGGGAAACAGGTGATCGTGGCGGGGGCCGGCCGGTCCGGGCTCCTGGCGGCGCGCCTGCTGGCCGGGGAGGGAGCCCGGGTCGCGCTGCGGGACGATCGATCCCGCGCCGACGTCGTGGCGTCCCTGGGCGAGCCGATCCCCGCCGGGGTCGACTTCCTCCGCGGGATGCCCGGGGAAGGGGAGGTCAAGGAAAGTGCGCTCCTCGTCGTGTCCCCCGGCGTTCCCCGGGAGAGGCTCCCCCTGGAGTCCCTCGCCGCGGCGGGTGTACCGGTATGGGGGGAGCTCGAGCTCGGATTCCGGCGATTCCGGGGAAAGGTGGCGGCGATCACCGGGACCAACGGGAAGTCGACGGTGACCACCCTCGTCGGGGGGATGGCGTCCCGGGCCTTCCCGCGGGTGTTCGTCGGGGGGAACCTCGGGACGCCGTTCGTCGCCGCCGCGGGAGATCCCTGCGACTGGGGCGTGGTGGAAGTCTCCAGCTTCCAGCTCGAGTCGATCGCAAGTTTCCGGCCCCGGGTGGCGGCGCTGCTGAACCTCACCGAGGACCATCGCGACCGGTACGCGGCGAAGGAGGCGTATTTCGAGGCCAAGATGGCGATCTTCCGGAACCAGGGCCCGTCGGACACCGCGGTCGTCAATGCCGACGACCCCGAGGTGACCGCGCGCCTGGGCTCGATCCGGGCGCGGATCCTCCCGTTCTCCGTATCGCGGACCCTGGAGGAGGGCGTCTTCCTTTCCGGGGAGGATATGGTGTTCCGCACGGCCTCCGGGGAGGAGCGTTATCCCCGGGGGGTCCTGAAGATCCCCGGGCTGCAGAACGTGGAGAACGCCCTCGCGGCGATCGCCGTCGCCCGCTCGATGGAGATCCCGCCGCCGGCCGTCCATGCGGAGCTTGCGCGGTTCCCGGGGTTGCCGCACCGGGTGGAGTTCGTCCGATCGGTCGCGGGAGTGTCGTACTACAACGATTCCAAGGGAACGAATGTGGGCGCCGTCCTCGCCGCCCTCGGCGGATTCCCCGAGCCGGTGGTGCTGATCGCGGGAGGAAAGGACAAGGGGGTGGACTTCCGGCCCCTGCGGGACGCTCTCGGTCGAAAGGCCCGGGCCGTCGTGCTCCTGGGCGAAGCGAGCGGAAGGATGTCGAGGGAACTGGCGGGGGCGGCGCCGATCACCGTGGCCGGCACGCTTTCCCAGGCGGTGCGCGCCGCGGCCGAGGCCGCCAGGGAGGGGGACGCCGTCGTCTTCTCCCCGGCGTGCTCGAGCTTCGACATGTTCCGGAACTTCGAGGAGCGCGGAGAGGCGTTCCGCAAGGCCGTGGAGGAACTGCCGGGATGA